A single region of the Solwaraspora sp. WMMD791 genome encodes:
- a CDS encoding sigma-70 family RNA polymerase sigma factor, with the protein MRIAGDRASGVNEGTVSNVEKTMALRTDEVAEERDLVGVYLHEISRTPLLDAAREVELSKAIEAGLYAEHLLEEGTPRAGVSREELERLVIEGERAKDLFIRANLRLVVSIARRYVRSGMPMLDLIQEGNTGLVRAVEKFDYERGFKFSTYATWWIRQAISRAIAQQERTVRLPVHLVEDVNRMRNVARQLTRELGSDPEPEQIAASLGVPVERVHELVRWSQDTVSLDTPVGDDGDTNLGDLVADSDAPSPEDIVLTGLERQRIEGLLNHLDDRSAGIMRARYGLEDGREHSLTEVASRFSLSRERIRQLEIQALGRLRELARAEGLQAA; encoded by the coding sequence ATGCGCATCGCAGGTGACAGGGCAAGTGGGGTTAACGAGGGGACCGTGAGCAACGTGGAGAAGACGATGGCTTTGCGGACCGACGAGGTAGCCGAGGAACGGGACCTCGTTGGCGTCTACCTGCATGAGATCTCCCGTACGCCGCTGCTCGACGCGGCCCGGGAAGTCGAGCTGTCCAAGGCGATCGAGGCCGGGCTGTACGCCGAGCACCTGCTCGAGGAGGGCACCCCGCGGGCCGGGGTCAGCCGCGAGGAGCTGGAGCGGCTGGTCATCGAGGGTGAACGGGCCAAGGACCTGTTCATCCGGGCCAACCTGCGGCTGGTGGTGTCGATCGCCCGCCGCTACGTCCGGTCCGGGATGCCGATGCTGGATCTGATCCAGGAGGGCAACACCGGTCTGGTCCGGGCGGTCGAGAAGTTCGACTACGAGCGCGGCTTCAAGTTCTCCACCTACGCCACCTGGTGGATCCGGCAGGCGATCAGCCGGGCCATCGCCCAGCAGGAGCGGACCGTCCGGCTGCCGGTGCACCTCGTCGAGGACGTCAACCGGATGCGCAACGTCGCCCGCCAACTCACCCGGGAGCTCGGCTCGGATCCGGAGCCCGAGCAGATCGCGGCATCGCTCGGGGTGCCGGTCGAGCGGGTGCACGAGCTGGTCCGCTGGTCGCAGGACACCGTCTCGCTGGACACCCCGGTCGGCGACGACGGCGACACCAACCTCGGTGACCTGGTGGCCGACAGCGACGCACCGTCGCCGGAGGACATCGTGCTGACCGGGCTGGAGCGCCAGCGCATCGAGGGCCTGCTGAACCACCTCGACGACCGGTCCGCCGGCATCATGCGGGCCCGCTACGGGCTGGAGGACGGCCGGGAGCACTCGCTCACCGAGGTCGCCTCGCGGTTCTCGCTGTCCCGCGAACGCATCCGCCAGCTGGAGATCCAGGCCCTCGGCCGGCTGCGTGAGCTGGCCCGGGCCGAAGGGTTGCAGGCGGCGTGA
- a CDS encoding NlpC/P60 family protein, translating to MSTARILLRTLVLASVTAGLVVPAVAVSAQPSVSELTQQINKESEELAKVVESYNRLTEESKATRAAVEELDTKLGPLQDELARAEIEVGQIAVTAYKSGGLSTASALLDSGSSDGFLDRLGTLDHLARDRQQRLSNFTSTQVTYLAEQEKLQAALAKQEAQVKELADRKKSIEADIDKLMDKREEAYGAATESGSSYSGEIPSVAGAAGVAVEFAYGAIGKPYVWASSGPNGYDCSGLTLAAWRAAGKSLPHNAAMQWDRVAKINRGDLAPGDLVFYNNLAHVGLYVGDGKVIHAPTFGRTVELASVDMMAPYGYGRVR from the coding sequence TTGTCAACAGCGCGGATTCTGCTGCGTACCCTCGTGCTGGCCAGCGTGACCGCCGGGCTGGTGGTTCCGGCCGTCGCCGTCTCCGCCCAGCCCTCGGTCAGCGAACTCACGCAGCAGATCAACAAGGAATCCGAGGAACTGGCCAAGGTCGTCGAGTCGTACAACCGGCTCACCGAGGAGTCCAAGGCCACCCGGGCGGCGGTCGAGGAGCTCGACACCAAGCTCGGCCCGCTGCAGGACGAGCTGGCCCGGGCGGAGATCGAGGTCGGACAGATCGCGGTGACCGCCTACAAGTCGGGCGGGCTGAGCACCGCCAGCGCACTGCTCGACAGCGGCTCGTCGGACGGCTTCCTGGACCGGCTGGGCACCCTCGACCACCTCGCGCGGGACCGTCAGCAGCGGCTCAGCAACTTCACCAGTACCCAGGTGACGTACCTGGCCGAGCAGGAGAAGCTGCAGGCAGCGCTCGCCAAGCAGGAAGCCCAGGTCAAAGAGCTCGCCGACCGTAAGAAGTCCATCGAAGCCGACATCGACAAGCTGATGGACAAGCGGGAGGAGGCCTACGGTGCGGCAACCGAGTCCGGCTCGTCGTACTCCGGCGAGATCCCGTCGGTCGCCGGTGCCGCCGGCGTCGCGGTCGAGTTCGCGTACGGCGCCATCGGCAAGCCGTACGTGTGGGCGTCCAGCGGGCCGAACGGCTACGACTGCTCCGGCCTGACCCTGGCGGCCTGGCGGGCCGCCGGCAAGAGCCTGCCGCACAACGCCGCCATGCAGTGGGACCGGGTCGCGAAGATCAACCGCGGTGACCTGGCCCCGGGCGACCTGGTGTTCTACAACAACCTCGCCCACGTCGGCCTGTACGTCGGCGACGGCAAGGTCATCCACGCACCGACGTTCGGCCGTACCGTCGAACTGGCCAGCGTGGACATGATGGCACCGTACGGGTACGGCCGGGTGCGCTGA
- a CDS encoding DUF6232 family protein: MRATRRTPPLRGSPTVRRVARPGDRSSTTTPLIPRTSSSRPPARGAAPGASSPVTRPAAAGPTFYRQPGICVTADWFVVAGRRFAIRDLTELRTARGARDRLTGRMVAVTVVILSAIAVTIGFTQGLAEVSAAAYFAMLVAAFVPVGLGWLGDKMRPRSFELWGRHEGLLVLLFSTDEERQYGQVSRALMRAREMSRLAGLSEPVTIEPWVPDQR, translated from the coding sequence ATGCGTGCCACCCGCCGGACCCCGCCACTACGCGGATCCCCGACCGTTCGCCGGGTCGCCCGGCCGGGCGACCGCAGCAGCACCACGACACCGTTGATCCCCAGGACATCCAGCAGCCGGCCCCCCGCCCGTGGCGCGGCGCCCGGCGCCAGCAGCCCGGTGACCCGACCCGCCGCCGCCGGGCCGACCTTCTACCGCCAGCCCGGCATCTGCGTCACCGCCGACTGGTTCGTCGTCGCCGGGCGTCGGTTCGCGATCCGGGACCTCACCGAACTACGCACCGCCCGTGGCGCCCGGGACCGGTTGACCGGGCGGATGGTGGCGGTGACCGTCGTCATCCTCTCGGCGATCGCGGTGACCATCGGCTTCACCCAGGGGCTCGCCGAGGTCAGCGCCGCAGCCTATTTCGCGATGCTGGTGGCGGCGTTCGTCCCGGTCGGTCTCGGCTGGCTCGGCGACAAGATGCGGCCACGGTCCTTCGAGCTCTGGGGCCGACACGAGGGCCTGCTGGTCCTGCTGTTCAGCACCGACGAGGAACGCCAGTACGGGCAGGTGAGCCGGGCGTTGATGCGGGCCCGGGAGATGTCACGGCTGGCCGGCCTGTCCGAGCCGGTGACGATCGAGCCCTGGGTGCCCGACCAGCGGTGA
- a CDS encoding DUF5753 domain-containing protein, which translates to MPARHQGPTIGRRRLRAALRRAREAAELTQEYVVTQMDWSLSKLIRIESGSVSISTNDVKALLDLYGVRDQQQVQELVELARAARRRAWWSGYKDRVPAAYAAYIGLEAEASALQYFQPISFPGLLQTEEYARAVIPADGPHHVPAEEIEGRVQIRMARQHAVLDGADPPRIEVILDEAALRRVTGGRRILREQLRHVAKMCAAPHVSVRVLPFAAGSNTVLGPFVILHFADQADADVVYVESALVEEVIDRAGEVRSYQHVFDRLRAESLPADESVAMLLDLARQLDEDTAG; encoded by the coding sequence ATGCCAGCCCGACACCAGGGTCCGACCATCGGGCGCCGCCGACTCCGCGCGGCGCTGCGCCGGGCACGCGAGGCGGCCGAGCTGACCCAGGAGTACGTCGTCACCCAGATGGACTGGTCGCTGTCCAAGCTCATCCGGATCGAGTCCGGCTCGGTCAGCATCTCGACCAACGACGTCAAGGCCCTGCTCGACCTCTACGGGGTCCGCGACCAGCAGCAGGTCCAGGAACTGGTCGAGTTGGCCCGGGCAGCCCGGCGGCGGGCCTGGTGGAGCGGATACAAGGATCGGGTGCCGGCGGCCTACGCGGCCTACATCGGGCTGGAGGCGGAGGCCTCGGCGCTGCAGTACTTCCAGCCGATCAGCTTTCCCGGCCTGCTGCAGACCGAGGAGTACGCCCGGGCGGTGATCCCCGCCGACGGCCCGCACCACGTACCGGCCGAGGAGATCGAGGGTCGGGTCCAGATCCGGATGGCCCGTCAGCACGCGGTGCTCGATGGCGCCGACCCGCCCCGCATCGAGGTGATCCTCGACGAGGCCGCGCTCCGTCGGGTGACCGGCGGTCGACGTATTCTGCGCGAGCAACTGCGACACGTGGCGAAGATGTGCGCGGCCCCGCACGTCTCGGTCCGGGTGCTGCCTTTCGCCGCGGGCAGCAACACGGTCCTCGGCCCGTTCGTCATCCTGCACTTCGCCGATCAGGCCGACGCCGACGTGGTCTACGTGGAGAGCGCGCTGGTCGAAGAGGTCATCGACCGGGCCGGCGAGGTCCGGTCGTACCAGCATGTCTTCGATCGGCTCCGCGCGGAGTCGCTGCCGGCCGACGAGTCGGTGGCGATGCTGCTCGACCTCGCCCGGCAGTTGGACGAGGACACTGCGGGCTGA
- a CDS encoding DUF397 domain-containing protein, producing MTVISTAGPAWRKSRRCEATTCVEVATFGPAVGVRNSTDPDVHLRFSASAWTAFVAGLDQGRAGRTAG from the coding sequence GTGACTGTGATCAGCACTGCCGGTCCTGCCTGGCGCAAGAGCCGCCGCTGCGAGGCGACGACCTGTGTCGAGGTGGCGACGTTCGGCCCGGCGGTCGGGGTCCGTAACTCCACCGACCCCGACGTGCACCTGCGATTCTCGGCGTCGGCGTGGACGGCCTTCGTGGCCGGCCTCGACCAGGGCCGGGCCGGTCGTACGGCCGGATGA
- a CDS encoding DUF3817 domain-containing protein, producing MSGALIRYRLIAYVVGVVLILLMVVGMPMKYLFHDAIVVETIGPAHGFLYMVYLVAAFDLARRANWSLGRIVAIMLAGTVPFVSFWAERVVTRWAQQAIKAEPQTATTG from the coding sequence GTGTCTGGCGCACTCATCCGCTACCGACTGATCGCGTACGTGGTCGGTGTGGTGCTGATCCTGCTGATGGTCGTCGGGATGCCGATGAAGTACCTGTTCCACGACGCCATCGTCGTGGAGACGATTGGCCCGGCGCACGGCTTCCTCTACATGGTGTACCTGGTGGCCGCCTTCGACCTGGCCCGGCGGGCGAACTGGTCACTCGGGCGGATCGTGGCGATCATGCTCGCCGGTACGGTGCCGTTCGTGTCGTTCTGGGCGGAGCGGGTGGTGACCCGCTGGGCGCAGCAGGCGATCAAGGCCGAGCCGCAGACCGCGACGACGGGCTGA
- a CDS encoding DUF6158 family protein — protein MPGWDGDQADDGRLGVDAESEVDPGIDAVELTDDDLIREMGSLHRTRLDTLRHGTDAALANHLRRTADLETEYLTRNPGREIDPARLRDGR, from the coding sequence ATGCCCGGCTGGGACGGCGACCAGGCCGACGACGGCCGGCTCGGCGTCGACGCCGAGTCGGAGGTCGATCCCGGCATCGACGCGGTCGAACTGACCGACGACGACCTGATCCGGGAGATGGGCAGCCTGCACCGCACCCGGCTCGACACGTTGCGGCACGGCACCGACGCGGCGCTGGCGAACCACCTGCGGCGGACCGCCGACCTGGAGACCGAGTACCTCACCCGCAACCCGGGGCGGGAGATCGATCCGGCCCGGCTACGTGACGGGCGGTGA
- a CDS encoding DUF1360 domain-containing protein: MAVGDRVRGRGAALLRAYAPGGDRPLGGYARALTVYASVVAGAGAAVLLTGRQLPSRVGLGDVVLISVATHKLSRLVSKDAVTSPLRAPFTRYDGPTGAGEVAEEVRHDASGSRHVFGEMVSCPFCLAVWVATGLTIGLVFAPRATRLVATCFTAVAGSDFLQMAYAAARHADTHH; encoded by the coding sequence ATGGCGGTGGGTGACCGGGTACGCGGGCGAGGTGCCGCGCTGCTGCGGGCGTACGCGCCGGGCGGCGACCGTCCGCTCGGCGGCTACGCCCGGGCGTTGACCGTGTACGCGTCGGTGGTGGCCGGGGCCGGCGCCGCCGTGCTGCTCACCGGACGGCAGCTACCGTCCCGGGTCGGGCTCGGCGACGTCGTACTGATCAGCGTCGCCACCCACAAGCTGAGCCGGCTGGTCAGCAAGGACGCGGTGACCAGTCCGTTGCGGGCCCCGTTCACCCGCTACGACGGGCCGACCGGCGCGGGTGAGGTGGCCGAGGAGGTCCGCCACGACGCCAGCGGCTCCCGACACGTGTTCGGTGAGATGGTCAGCTGCCCGTTCTGTCTGGCGGTGTGGGTCGCGACCGGGTTGACCATCGGCCTGGTCTTCGCCCCACGGGCGACCCGGCTGGTGGCGACCTGCTTCACCGCGGTGGCCGGATCCGACTTCCTCCAGATGGCGTACGCGGCGGCGCGGCACGCCGACACCCACCACTGA
- a CDS encoding GlsB/YeaQ/YmgE family stress response membrane protein has protein sequence MIGTILWALIAGAVIGALGRLLLPGRQNISIWLTIGVGIAAALLGGVIATWLGIGETAGVDWLRHAIQVALAVFFVWIAARAAGHRPTDAPGRATR, from the coding sequence ATGATCGGCACCATCCTGTGGGCGCTCATCGCCGGCGCCGTCATCGGCGCCCTCGGCCGGCTGCTACTGCCGGGCCGGCAGAACATCTCGATCTGGTTGACCATCGGGGTCGGCATCGCCGCCGCGTTGCTCGGCGGCGTGATCGCGACCTGGCTCGGTATCGGCGAGACCGCCGGCGTCGACTGGCTGCGGCACGCGATCCAGGTGGCGCTGGCCGTCTTCTTCGTCTGGATCGCCGCCCGCGCCGCCGGGCACCGACCGACCGACGCGCCCGGCCGGGCCACCCGCTGA
- a CDS encoding 3-deoxy-7-phosphoheptulonate synthase has translation MMTSGRITDQRIDRVVPLTTPALLHHELPLDDQLTARVLAGRQAVAGVLDGQDDRLLVVVGPCSVHDPAAALEYAQLLAAAAQRHADDLLIVMRVYFEKPRSTVGWKGLINDPGLDGSGDVNSGLRIARSLLLEVLRTGLPVGCEFLDPITPQYIADTVAWGAIGARTVESQVHRQLSSGLSMPIGMKNRPDGSVATAVDAIRAAAVPHVFPGIDMSGTPAILHTRGNADCHLVLRGGAGEPNYDAASVAAALELLRASDLPQRLVIDASHGNSGKDHRRQPLVVEDIAGQLGGGQRGIVGVMLESFLVPGRQDLDPTGELVHGQSITDACMGWEQTAEVLQRLAAAVGDRRAALATATR, from the coding sequence ATGATGACCTCCGGACGGATCACCGATCAGCGCATCGACCGGGTCGTCCCACTCACCACCCCCGCCCTGCTGCACCACGAACTGCCGCTGGACGATCAGCTCACCGCCCGGGTGCTGGCGGGTCGACAAGCCGTGGCCGGAGTGCTCGACGGTCAGGACGACCGGCTGCTGGTCGTGGTCGGGCCCTGCTCGGTGCACGACCCGGCCGCCGCGCTGGAGTACGCCCAGCTGCTCGCCGCCGCCGCCCAGCGGCACGCCGACGACCTGTTGATCGTCATGCGGGTCTACTTCGAGAAGCCGCGCTCCACCGTCGGCTGGAAGGGCCTGATCAACGACCCTGGCCTGGACGGTTCCGGGGACGTCAACTCGGGGCTGCGGATCGCCCGGTCGCTGCTGCTGGAAGTGCTGCGGACCGGTCTGCCGGTGGGTTGCGAGTTCCTCGACCCGATCACGCCGCAGTACATCGCCGACACCGTCGCCTGGGGTGCCATCGGCGCCCGTACGGTGGAGAGCCAGGTGCACCGGCAGCTCTCCTCCGGCCTGTCGATGCCGATCGGCATGAAGAACCGTCCCGACGGCAGCGTGGCCACGGCCGTGGACGCGATCCGGGCCGCTGCCGTACCGCACGTCTTCCCCGGGATCGACATGTCCGGGACCCCGGCGATCCTGCACACCCGGGGCAACGCCGACTGTCACCTGGTGCTGCGGGGCGGGGCCGGCGAGCCGAACTACGACGCCGCGTCGGTCGCCGCCGCGCTGGAGCTGCTGCGGGCCAGTGACCTACCGCAGCGGCTGGTCATCGACGCCAGCCACGGCAACAGCGGCAAGGACCACCGTCGGCAGCCGCTGGTGGTCGAGGACATCGCCGGCCAGCTCGGCGGCGGCCAGCGAGGCATCGTCGGAGTGATGCTGGAGTCGTTCCTGGTGCCCGGTCGGCAGGATCTGGACCCGACCGGTGAGCTGGTGCACGGCCAGTCGATCACCGACGCCTGCATGGGGTGGGAGCAGACCGCCGAGGTGCTGCAGCGGCTCGCCGCCGCGGTCGGTGACCGGCGGGCAGCGCTCGCCACCGCCACGCGGTGA
- a CDS encoding alkaline phosphatase PhoX, translated as MDRRTVLRTAVVGAGAAAFSGSLWTGAFAAPAQPGASPYGALGSPDANGIALPTGFTSRVVARSRQRVGATSYVWHDAPDGGACFPAGTGWVYVSNSEISRTGGASAIRFDADGDVVSAYRILAGTNRNCAGGATPWGTWLSCEEVSRGYVYETYPLGDTAAVRHDAMGRFNHEAAAVDPVRRVVYLTEDESNGCFYRFRPDTWGDLSAGTLEVLVAGTATSGPVTWARVPDPDGAPTATRNQVSGAKRFNGGEGCHYADGTCWFTTKGDNRVWAYDAVAQRIDLAYDDSLVTGTPPLTGVDNITGTPGGDLYVAEDGGNMEICLITPDGRVAPFARISGQSASEICGPAFSPDGTRLYFSSQRGTSGLSSGGITYEVRGPFRRSTGPVQA; from the coding sequence ATGGATCGTCGTACGGTACTGCGTACCGCCGTGGTCGGCGCCGGCGCCGCCGCGTTCTCCGGCAGCCTGTGGACCGGGGCGTTCGCCGCACCGGCACAGCCGGGAGCCAGCCCGTACGGTGCCCTGGGCAGCCCGGACGCCAACGGCATCGCGCTGCCGACCGGCTTCACCAGCCGGGTCGTGGCCCGCTCCCGGCAGCGGGTCGGCGCCACCTCGTACGTCTGGCACGACGCCCCGGACGGCGGTGCCTGCTTTCCCGCCGGCACCGGCTGGGTGTACGTCTCCAACTCGGAGATCTCCCGCACGGGCGGCGCCTCGGCGATCCGGTTCGACGCCGACGGCGACGTCGTCTCGGCGTACCGGATCCTGGCCGGCACCAACCGCAACTGCGCCGGTGGCGCGACCCCCTGGGGGACCTGGCTGTCCTGCGAGGAGGTCAGCCGCGGGTACGTCTACGAGACGTACCCGCTGGGCGACACCGCCGCTGTGCGGCACGACGCGATGGGCCGGTTCAACCACGAGGCCGCCGCCGTCGACCCGGTCCGTCGGGTGGTCTACCTCACCGAGGACGAGTCCAACGGTTGCTTCTACCGGTTCCGGCCGGACACCTGGGGCGACCTGTCCGCCGGCACCCTGGAGGTGCTGGTCGCCGGCACCGCCACCAGCGGCCCGGTGACCTGGGCGCGGGTGCCCGACCCGGACGGCGCGCCGACGGCCACCCGCAACCAGGTATCCGGCGCGAAGCGGTTCAACGGCGGTGAGGGCTGTCACTACGCCGACGGCACCTGCTGGTTCACCACCAAGGGCGACAACCGGGTCTGGGCGTACGATGCCGTCGCCCAGCGGATCGACCTGGCCTACGACGACTCGCTGGTGACCGGCACGCCACCGCTGACCGGCGTCGACAACATCACCGGTACGCCCGGCGGCGACCTGTACGTGGCCGAGGACGGCGGCAACATGGAGATCTGCCTGATCACGCCGGACGGCCGGGTCGCGCCGTTCGCGCGGATCAGTGGGCAGTCGGCGTCGGAGATCTGCGGGCCGGCGTTCTCCCCGGACGGCACCCGGCTGTACTTCTCGTCGCAGCGTGGCACCTCCGGGCTGTCCTCCGGCGGCATCACCTACGAGGTACGGGGCCCGTTCCGCCGCAGCACCGGACCGGTACAGGCGTAA
- a CDS encoding pitrilysin family protein produces the protein MSPNGYPWPIETTRLDNGLRVVVSPDSSVPVVAVNLWYDVGSRHEPAGRTGFAHLFEHLMFEGSVNVAKTEHMKLVQGAGGSLNATTNPDRTNYFETVPAEHLALALWLEADRMGGLVPALTQETLDNQREVVKNERRQRYDNVPYGDAWLRLLPLLYPSGHPYHHATIGSMDDLNAADLATFQEFHEMYYAPNNAVLTVVGDTDADEVFSLADKYFGGIPARDDIPPAPDGRTPAPLAGPVVETVTAEVPGIRQYVAYRTHPFGTAAYDVTTVLSTVLGSGRGSRLYQRLADGARIAQPDYLGAYGVDLAHAPAPLIITATAQPQVTAERLADGLIGVLDEVARDGVTDAEVDRAKALLATAWWRQVATFEGRADILGRYATQFGDPARAGERLPGWLSVSAEAVNDEAARLLRPQHRVQLSYLPEGDK, from the coding sequence ATGTCGCCCAACGGGTACCCCTGGCCGATCGAGACCACCCGGCTGGACAACGGCCTTCGGGTCGTGGTGAGCCCCGACTCCAGCGTGCCGGTGGTCGCGGTCAATCTCTGGTACGACGTCGGCTCCCGCCACGAGCCGGCCGGCCGGACCGGTTTCGCCCATCTGTTCGAGCATCTGATGTTCGAGGGCTCGGTCAACGTCGCCAAGACCGAACACATGAAACTGGTACAGGGTGCCGGTGGTTCGCTCAACGCGACCACCAATCCCGACCGGACCAACTACTTCGAGACCGTCCCGGCCGAACACCTGGCACTCGCCCTGTGGCTGGAAGCCGACCGGATGGGCGGGCTGGTGCCGGCGCTGACCCAGGAGACCCTGGACAACCAGCGCGAGGTGGTCAAGAACGAGCGGCGGCAGCGCTACGACAACGTGCCGTACGGCGACGCCTGGCTGCGGTTGCTGCCGCTGCTCTACCCGTCGGGGCACCCGTACCATCACGCCACGATCGGCTCGATGGACGACCTGAACGCCGCCGACTTGGCGACCTTTCAGGAGTTCCACGAGATGTACTACGCCCCGAACAACGCGGTGCTGACCGTCGTCGGGGACACCGACGCCGACGAGGTGTTCAGCCTCGCCGACAAGTACTTCGGTGGCATCCCGGCCCGCGACGACATCCCACCGGCACCCGACGGGCGGACCCCGGCGCCGCTGGCCGGCCCGGTCGTCGAGACCGTCACCGCCGAGGTGCCCGGCATCCGGCAGTACGTCGCCTACCGCACCCATCCGTTCGGCACTGCCGCCTACGACGTGACCACGGTGCTGAGCACCGTGCTGGGCAGCGGCCGGGGCAGCCGGCTCTACCAGCGGCTCGCCGACGGCGCGCGGATCGCCCAGCCGGACTACCTCGGTGCGTACGGGGTCGACCTGGCCCACGCTCCCGCCCCACTGATCATCACCGCGACCGCCCAGCCGCAGGTGACCGCCGAGCGGCTCGCCGACGGGCTGATCGGGGTGCTCGACGAGGTCGCCCGCGACGGCGTCACCGACGCCGAGGTGGATCGGGCCAAGGCGCTGCTGGCGACCGCCTGGTGGCGGCAGGTCGCCACGTTCGAGGGTCGGGCCGACATCCTTGGCCGCTACGCCACCCAGTTCGGCGACCCGGCCCGGGCCGGTGAACGACTCCCCGGCTGGCTGTCGGTCAGCGCCGAGGCGGTCAACGACGAAGCCGCGCGGCTGCTGCGGCCACAGCACCGGGTTCAGCTCAGCTACCTGCCGGAGGGCGACAAGTGA